tctagttgcttttttacccagtgtgatttttgcccagacagaatctgtcttatccattccattgcttcttatttcattacagttaatctcatcgttgatgtacaaggctactccaccacctttgcctttcttcctgtcttttctaaacagtacatagccttcaatacccgtactccagtcatgagtactattccaccagggtTTCCGTTATCcgtataatatctggtttcacttcctgcaccagtagctccagttcctccatcttgttacctaggctccttgcattactGTAGAGACATATTAATTTTTGatgtttggcgtcagtgacattctttcccctgttgtgcacagaccttctaccaccagcttCACCTGTTAATCTGGTTTCTAATCCAGTATTcttccttggatcaattctttggtctgcaagggtatcccctctcagtttgtttacttctctctccaggttatattccggtgtggagatctcctgaacatctcccagccatctcccccaacttcctagtttaaagctctcttgatgaggtcggtgagcctccatcctagaaatctatttccctccttacttagatgaagtccatgcTGAGTGAACAGTTGTCtatccataaatgcttcccaatgaccgtacatcccaaagccctacttataacaccaatgcctgagccatctgttgattgccataatcttgtcactccttcgttgccctgctctaggaaccggcagaatcccactgaagatcacctgagcctcaatgtCTTTGAGTGTCTTcctcagtctggcatagtcctccttgatacagtccagtgagtaactagctgtatcatttgttcctaCATGAAGGACAAACAagggattctttcctgctcctgctaggatcctattcagcctcaggtccacatcctgtatcttagcccctggcagccAGCACACCCtcctgttctcccgatcagctctagttacaggcctgtctattcttctcagtaaagagtctccagtcatgtagacttgccttttcctggtgacagtgtgattctctggtctatcccccacaccagccggctgcaagtcctctccaTTTGTATTTGCCCTTACAATCATCCtagggctcatatttggtgtggCCTCCATtggctcctcccctccttctgcaggattAGCTGcttgtctctttttccttgccctctctccttcagcagcctgctgtgctccatctgcattctccaactcagcaaacctgttcttgagttctatttctccatcgctggcctgtcttttctcctctgcctggttctcctagtcacatgcttccaccgtccactgtCCTCAcgcagcagcccctcctcagagtcctttggtcctgcctCTATCTGCttgtctgagcttatcccctgtgcctcatcatgtctgtgttccatcatctgctcaaacccccttctaaactcagccagagtttccacctgcacctccagtcctctgaccttttcctccagcagctctatcaggcggcacttcatgcagatgaaactcctttcaggtgctccctccaGGACCAGGTACATGCCACAGGTACCGCATCTGGTCATCCTTGGTGTGTGTCTacttgctgcctctgcctcagtcAAACCCTTCCAACACTGTGCCTGGCAGTCCATGCCTCACACCGCACTGCAGGCCACCTACAAGCACTGGGCtactggcagacccctgccccttcccttggctgacgtcctggtttctctgcctgggtctcccctgaaacctccccctggaaactcccactgaaactcccctgttagcagctctgtttgctggctcctgtgccgctgcagcagtCTGTGCCGCTGCTtgggtgcctggctccttatctaggacccctaatcaggtaagccccgccccaacacagggctcagcctcactcccagcacacagcccctagcagcctgcccACACACCCACTCACACACAACCTCCACAATACAGGTGGCCATAAGCTCCCCAGCCACTAACCCCTTGCGCTGGAGCCTTTGCTGCTCCAGCAAACCTGTACTGACTCAGGGTTTAGTCAgtttcttctcttgcatctgtaGCACAAGCAGCCACTCGGTGCCGAAGCTGAGCTGAAGAGCAGCATTCAGCATCGCCACACTGGGGTGAAAACTGGCGGCTGACAAGCTGTTTGCAAGGACTGCTGCTCTGGTTCCATCTGTCCCTGGGAGATGCCAATCAAGTGCTAATTCCAGATTCATTCCTTGGAGAGGGAGCTGGCTCCCATGCAGCCCAGAAAAAATAGCCTGATCAAGTGAACAAAATGCTTCCTGGAAACAAATCACTACCATTGTCCTATGGCCGACCCAGCCAGCGGGTGAGGAAGAGAAACATGAGGGGGTCTCTCTCTGAGTTAGCATTTAACTTCCAAGCCACAAAcccagtgactttttaaaatgaagattcaCATGCCAACAGGATGCATAACATGACTTTCTTATTCCTCCACTGACTTCTGGGTAAGTTGGGCAGGTGCAGCACATTACTGTTTGCCACTAAGTGAGCCACGATCCTTAAAATAATCCCATGTCTTGGAACCTACTTACTTTATTCTCACTGTGTCTGAAAACTGTATTTTGCTAGAAATGGTGATGTGCCAAAATGTCACTTATAAAAAAATTATGAGACCGTAATGACGTAGCTTGTCTCTAAAAACAGTCACTGCACCCCAGTGTGGGAATTTAAAGCGCATACTCTAGGAAGTGGGGGCTGCTCACTTACTTAAAGCTGGAGCTATGGGGTTGGTCTTCCTTGCAGCCAGGCTGAGTGGCTGAAAACACTGATCTAAGCTCAGGCTTGAAGGGGGAGCCTGGATCAGTCAGACCCAGCTTTGTAGAAAGAGCCCCCAGTCCAGGCTTAAGAGAAAACAGCAACGGAGTAGCTGGGGTCCCTTCCATCACAGACTGCTGAGTGCAAGCCCATGTGAGGCCTCGCAGAGCCAGGGCGTTCTAGGACAGGAACTAGTGCAGCACTGTGGTGCATGAGCCCCTCTGCTCGAGGACTCACCCGCTGGGGCTGCTGAAAATGACCCCGAATGACTTGTGATcagcattaattaatttatttcatcACAACAGCTCTTGAATACAGTGATCGTTAGGAAATTGTACTTTGACACATTTGACATTTGTACAGTACAGCGTAGTTTTTTCCATATAAGTAAACATCACAAAAATAGGAGGTTGGATGTGTGTATCTGTAAAGAGGGTtcaccaagaaaaataaatcaaGGGAAGCAACGCACCGCATTTGGGCATTGATAGATTTTTATCTACTGCTTCACAGTCTCCACAACACCACATTGCTAAAGTAACAGACAAGGAACAGCAAGGCCTGTAGCAAACTCGCCCCCTTCAGCTGCAAATGCAACATCCCGGGGCAGGTGGGGTGTCAACCCCACACCCAGCATGGAATGGGGCAGCAGTTTGGTGGCTTGTTTCTTTGCTTGAGCCAAACCATCAAAGCTTTTCCTCTAGCAGGAGGTTTCCAGGGCTCCTCCGCCACCAGCCTGGGGCTAGTTTGGTACAGGAGTGCCTTGGCCCTTACtcagctttgtttttaaataatagatttaaaagtGATATTCACAAGCAGGTTAATACCACACTGATAAAATTAATACATCTACCCAACCACAACACAGCATGTCACACAATGGTCACTTGCTACTTCTATTTACAGGAAGGTTGTTTTTATGTACAAGGAGGAAGACAGCAGGAGCATAAATTAGCATCTATTTATACAATAGTTAGGAACTAGCCATCCTTGGTGGGGGAGAACAGAGCAGCAGAGCGGCCCTCCAGCCAGCCAAGGCTTCTGGGCTAACAAGGAGAACAAGCTAAGGGGAGGTGTaaagacagggctggaacaaatctCTATGACAACCCACCTGCACTAGTGCCTCATTGGGATCTAGACGTACCCTTTGTCAAGGTTAAAATCCACATCCACCCCCAGTTGGCTGAGCTGCAACCCCAACACATCACCCCTTCAGTAGCACTACAGCTAAGGGAGCAGGTCTCTGGGTCCAGGGCTGTTTGTTTGTTCAGGAGCATCAGGAGATGCTACACCAAGAGGACTCTAGTCCTTTAAGCTGCTCTCCCTTCAGCAGGGCTTCTCCCACCACCCAGCAGCAAGGATCCACCTAGGCAGGAAGGAAGCTAATGAACACATTGGCCAAGCTGAGTCAGCTGGTTAATGCAGGATTCTGCAATTAACCCCCCACTTCCAGCTCAACagacaattatatataaataagagGGCACAATCAGGAACTAGTTAaaagcaaacaacaaaaaagtttcTCCTACCGTCCCAGGGTGGAAAACGAGGGAGCAGAAAGGGAGGGGTGACACCCCGTGGAACCTGCAGACTGAGAGGGTGACCAGAGCCCTTTCAAACCCTATGAGGTGAGAGGGGACAGACAACTCATCGCTATGGGCCATCCCACCAGACCTAGTGACTGGGGCATTGAAGTGGGAGCACAACTGAGTGTTAACTAGGACACCGGTTACTTGGAGGGGTGACGTGGCCGAAGCAGGCAGAGGGGGCCATACTGCAGTCTCTAACAGGCACAGTCCTGGTGTGGGGGTGCTTGCTGGTCAGTCAGCTGTGGCCCTGGTTTCACGCCAGTCACTGCTGGGTCTGCCGTGTCTAGGGACTCAGACATCTTCTCGCAGATAATGTCAACAAGCCGTTCGAACGTCTGCTTGACGTTGATATTGTCCTTTGCGCTGGCTTCGAAGAACTCAAACCCTGGCCAAAGGGAGATGGGAGAGCATGAGACTGGCAGCCAGGAGGGGCTTGGGGCAAGGCAGGGCCTTTGCTCACCAACAGGGGCCCTGCAGTGCAAGTTACCAAGTTACCATTCCTAAGCCCTGGGAAGGATTTTTAGCTGGGATAATTAAAGACCCTGGAAATGAATCCATCCCAGGTCATTACTTTTACATGGCCCCAAATGTACATGGAAAACAACAAGGCAACCTCAGCAGCAGGCAGGGGTTTCACAGGCAGGGTCAGCAGCCAGGGACCATCACTGGCCAGTGAGGTCACCCCAGCTCTGCTAAATGGCCCAGGATGTTCAGCTCAGGCTCCTGCTTCCCATCACGGGAGCTGCTGATTCAAGCTAACTACGTCAGCCAGGGGAAGGCACCTGTAcaagctcagggtctccaacacAAGAGCTGAGATCTGGGGCTGGGATCTGCCAGGTTAGAACCAAGTAGCAGAGCTCAGCATCTCTAGAGCTGAGTGTTTTCTGCGCAGCCAGGAGAGAGGCCTCCCTGTGGTGACCCACGTGCAAGGGACCCCGCCTTACAAAGCCTAGGAAATACCCAAGCCTCTTTAATTGACTGACCATGTAAAGATGGGGGCTAGACACCAGCACACCGATACCAGTTGCTTATTGTAAACTTAACATTGACtgctcaggtcccttccagtcaggCAACAGAGTCCACGGGCGGGGCCGCTCCAAGCCACTCAGGCTCCTGCTGGTTGTAGCCAGTTCTCGTCATGCTCACAATCAATATGGAAAGTCTCTGGATTTTTAAAGGGTTTTACAGCTCCTCCTCTGGGCTGTTAAATTTTAATGGGATGCTTTGCAGGGAAAAGGGTTTAGTTAGAAATCCATAAATTCACCCCACGTTCTAACTGGGTTTAACCTGCTCAGAAATCCACCCAGGCCAACTGGTTTTCCAACCACTTTACAGCAGTAAACACAGGGTTTAGAGGGTTGTTATAATAATAGAAACAGTTATCGAAAGACTGTAATTGCCCAGACAGCACCAGTGTTTGTTAGAAGACAAGCCATGCTGCTACATAGTGACAAAGTTATGGCAAGTGCAATGAGTCGTAATTACCTTACTCCACAGGAAAGACATACAGGTCCCCTCTCAGGGTTACAGCTCCTGTGCCGCCATACAACCGCACCACCCACCCACTCTCACACCTCGCAGGGTTACAGCTCCTGTGCCGCCATACAAGTGCAGCACAACCCGTCTTCCCCATGCCTGTCAGCCCTCTAAAAGATGCTTCCCAGACCTGCAGGGCACCATTACTGCCATCTCTCAGTCCAGATGCCTTTTGGGGCAGCAGATGCTGCTGCTCAACTGGCCAAAGAACCTTCCCATGCCCAGAACTTGGCTTCTGAGTTGCTCTTGTGCAAGGCAGCGCAAAGCTCCAACAGCTTGGCAATGCCTGGAACCCTCTCACCTGCTCACATAAGACCAAGTCCCAACAGGGCTTGAGCGTCGCCAGCCGGAACCTTACAGGGTCAGCCCGTTATCTAGACTGGGTGCGTGCACAGTAACCAGTACTTACCCAGGTGCTCTGCCAGCTGGCGCCCTCTCTCTGATGCCACAACTCGCTCGTCCTCCATGTCGCACTTGTTACCCACCAGCAACACCTGTGCGTTATCCCAGGAATAGGTCTTGATCTGGGTTGACCTTAAAGCCGCAGTAGGGGAACAAGTAACCACAATATTCAGACAGCAGGGCTGTGCACAGCTGGTTATAGACAAAGGCCCAGGTTGTTAAAGGCACCGAAGTGGTAATGTGCTCTGTGCTCCAAGTGCCTGAATCGTTTTAGGCATTAGGAACCCAAATCCCACTGACAGTGAATGCAacgtaggctcctaaatcaattaGGCATTGCAGAGCTGAGCACAGCAATAACCTTTAAAGACTCTGGGCCAAGAGTCCCAAATCCCAGCCAGAGACTGGAGCCTGGTCCCCTGGACCAGCGGCAAGAGGCCTTCACCCCTCAGCCTCTTAGCTGGAGCCATCAAAGCTGGACTGCCAGAGGGCATGTCCAAGAGCTACAGAGACCCAccacagctgcagccagagaATGTGAAGAAACCAGCAAAGCAGGAAGAGACTAAAGAGGTAGCAAATATGGGGCAGAGAGAAAAAATTACTGTAGGAACCAGTAGCACGATGCATTGGTGGTCAGTACACCAGAGAGCAGAAGCAGAGGACAGGGACAGCCGAGATGGAAAAGCTCAACTCCAGTGCTGGTAGCAGCCTGGGCACAGCACGGCTAGTACAGAATAGACAGCAGCAGGGCAAGCTGtgttcccttcctctcccactccACTCTGCAGCTGGCCCTAGCAGGCCCAGCTGGGGTGTCCAGGGCTTCAGCTTCTTGGCAGAGACATCTGGGGGGCTGCGCTCGAGTGTGCTGAAAACACTCACCTGCTCTCTGCACCTGGGCACCAAGTGCCAGTGGGTAGGAAAGGATTTCGGTCACTGCCCACCCGGGAACCAGCCTCCTAGGGGGAGAGCTCGGTACCCCGTCGCCAGcggccagagccagccagctTGCCACCAGCAGCGCGAGTTGCACAGAACGGGCTTGCAGGATCAGCCCAGCACAGGCTTGGTTAAAGGCCAGGAGCTGTGCACGTAAGTGGGACTCTCCAGCTACACAGCAGGCCTGGGCAAGGGGCGGGGAAGAGGGGGGCAGAGCACTAGGGTGAATTTCTGAGATTCCCACTGATCCAGGGCCAAAAGCAGAGCCTGGGGAAGTGGGAACCAGGCCATGCTAGACTGACTGGCCCCTCTCTGAACACACTCGAGGGCTGTTTCATTCTTGCATTGGGGAGGGAGCAGGTGGCCCAAACAGCCAGCAAGGCTCAGTGCCAACAGGACACGTTCCAGCCCAGATCCTAGGTCTAGCTTGGGGCACCCTGGTGCCCGGCTCGGTGCCGCTCTCCTGGCCTGGTTCAGAAGTGTTCCTGGGGGCTCTGAGCTCGTCTCACTGTcgtgggctgggggaggaggctccTGGCCCAGAATTTCTGCAAGGGCTGCACTTAGTTTGGCTCAGGCGCAGCCACAGCCACGTGGGCAGGTTATTAGCCAGGCTGCTGACAGCACAGAACTCAAGGCCAGGGGACTGCCCTGCAGGGCGAGTCATGCGGGCTGCATTACAGCTGCCAGGCACGAAAGCACCAAGCCACGCAGCCCCTGTCCCCTCACACCTGGGCAGAGGCCAGGAACCGCAGTGCACAGGGAAGGGAGAAGCTCCAGGCAGCAAACCTTGCCCTGTCTCTGGGCAACAGAAGCTGGGGGCATCGCAGGCCAGGCCGGCTCCCGGCCCCACCCCGCAGAGATGTAATTCCCCAGAGGTAGGAAACACCCACTTCAAATGGGGTGGGGGCCGCAGCGGAGAGATGGCGAACAGCAGCCATGCAGAGTCCAAGCTGCAGCCCCAGGAGGAGGCAGGGGTGCAGGTGCCAAGGGTATTTCCTtagcagagggcaggggaggatTGTAAGTGGGCGAACATCTTGGCAAGCTCTGAGAAGGCAGCAGCCCCATAAGAGCACGGCTCTGCAGCAGAGCAGGCCCCAGAGGGCACCTGGTGACCAGCTGGCAGCAGAGAGTCTGTGCTGTCCGCAGAGCTGCCACGCGCAGGGAGTGCTCCCAGTGGTACCACAGTCCGTGGGCATGCAGAGACATGGCATGGGGGAGGGGTCCCGGCGACACAGTCCAGCTGGCGTGTTCGGGCCTGGGGCTTGGCACAAGCACAGTTAGACACCTGTTGAGTGACCACGCTGCCGGGTCccagctggctctgcacagctcccccaGCACGCTGGAGAGGCTCctgccctcactcccagccccctcccctggttCATTGGCTCTGCTAATGAGACGCTGGCATGGCAGTGCCAAGGCTCGGTGTCACTTTCCCTTCCTGGTGCCCACAGAGCCACCTGCTCACCAGTCCTGCACGGCATTGAAGGACTCCTCGTTGGTGATGTCGTACATCAGGATGAAGCCCATGGCCCCCCTGTAGTAGGCGGTGGTGATGGTCCGGTACCTCTCCTGGCCTGCGGTGTCCTGGGGAGACCAGAGCAGGGTTACTTGGGAGCAGCAGCGCCAGGAGCTGCCCTGAGTAATTCAAGGGTCCCTTGGagacacccccccgccccactccacaGCACAAAGCACGGCCGGGTCCAGGGAGAGCccagaggcaggccctgggcCGGGGGTGCCAGAGCTAAGGGCAGGAAGGACGTTGGAACCCACCCTAACTCCCGTGCtgccccagagctccagcactgAGAGACGGATCCTGCCTCTGAGATTTAAAGAAGGAAAATCCAATGTTTAGCCAAGTCTCTGGAACTTTCTCCCAGGGCCGCTGACCCCCCACCCAGAATGATCTAGGGCACAGGGCCAGGCCAGTGCGCCCCACTGCCCCGTATGGCACCTcctgggctgggagtgcaggacACGGCAGAGTGCctctcccacacaccccctcccaagCCCGGCAGAGAAATCACAGCCAAGCAACCCTGAGTGTGCCACAGGGGACGGGGCCTCCAGGGAGCCCTGCTCAAGAGCGGGGATGGGGGGGGACCATGACTCCCTGTCACTGGGGACTCCCAGGGCAGCTGGGAGGCTCAGTCAAGCCTGCAGCGGAGCTGCCTGCGATTCACCATGGAAACCCATCCCTATGCCAAACGGAGCCTGGTCCCACACTCCGCGCCCAGCTCCagggacaggcagtggttggtTTGCTGCCTCGTGCGGGCAACTCTCGCAGCCAGAGCTGGTGGGCCCAGCGgccctcccttcccagccctgcaTGCGGCTGCACCgcggggagggcagggctggggccagcaaGTGTCAGAGATGCCTGCAGACACCTCCTCCATGGCCCCTCAGGTcactgcaccctctgccccaggcctccagccaTTGTTgagacaccccctgccccatggacccctccagccactgctgctgagacacccccacagcccctgccctccagccATTGCTGCTggacccccctgccccacatgtCTCTGAgccccacagtccctgccccaggcctccagccaTTGCTGCtggacccccctgccccaggtgtgTCTGAgccccacagtccctgccccagacctcCAGCCATTGCTGTTAAGACATCCCACACACGTGCTCCAGGCCATCACAGCTCCCCCCATGCACAGTCCTTCAGCTCCTGCACATCCCCCCCAGCCACTGCAAcgagcagggtggggtggagccGGTGCACTGGCTCTGACCCGCAGGACTCGGACTCAGGGCTAAAGGAATGTGCTCAGTTTGGGAAGAAGCTGGGCCCAGGGCCTAGGAATGAAGGCCCTGCCGCTGCTACTGACCAGCCGGGGTCTGAGCTCCACATCCCACCTGAGACGTCAGGCCAGACCCTGCCCTGGGGATCCGTGCGGAgggggccctgccccagacctctCCGCAGGGGCAGGCAGAGGTGGGGAAGCACCTCAATCTGGCTTCGGCCCCCTGGTTCCTGACAGCAGGGGCAAACCCCACCCCTGGCAGGAGGAGTCCGTGTGGTCCCATTTTGGCACGTATTGCCTCCCAGCAAGGGACCGTTCTGCTGTCTGCAATGCTACCGAGGGAAGCTGAACGCGGCCCCAGCAAAGCACCCTGAACTCGGCGCTCCTGAAAATTAACCCCCACTCTGCACTCCCAGGGCAGCGGCTTCGTTAGGCTGGGAATTGCCGCGCGTGCCCAGAAACCCCTCTCCGCTCGCCCAAGAGTCACCAGGCTCCGTGTTGCTCAGGCTCCAGCACCCAGAGCCTTTCACCACTGCAGCAGGCACCTCAGAGCCGTGCAGCAGCATTTCACATCCCACGGTAACGAGGGCAAAGCCAGCGCAGCTAAATCTGTCGCGCCAGCTGCTCCTTCAGCTCCGCTGTTTAGACTGTTCCGGGCCCTTCTGTGATTAAGCTACGTGCTAATTGGTATCCAGCCTCCCCAGGGAGGCAGGAAGCCTGTCAGCACATGGCACTGTTTCTTTATGCCACACGCTGTCCGTGGAGCGTCAGGCCACCTCTGAGCGTCCTGGAGCCAAGGCCTAGGGCTAATGGCTCAATGGAGCCTTCCATGTTAGGAGCCTGGCGTGTCagagggtgtgtgggtgtgttgcTGACAGCCCTGGGGTGCAGAGCAAGGGGCAGCCCAGGATCGCTCTGCAGGGGCCCGCTCGGTGGAGGAGCTGGGAGAGGCAATGCTCTCGAGCTGGGCTTAGAACAGCCCTGAGTGCGGGGTGCTCAGGTCCTAGGAGGCAGAATAGGCCACAGCCACCACTGTCCCACACGGACCCCAGTCCCCCAGCATACCAGGACCCCTCTTCTGAAAGGGCCAGTCTGCCAGGCCACCATGGGcaagggggctgtggggagggcagagggctggcaGCAGATGTAGGAGGCTCATGCTTCGTGGAAGCGGTTAATTAGCAACCTGTGTCCTGGAGAGAATGACTTTAAAGAAACCAGAACCGGCGTCACCCACGTGATGTCTGCCCTTCGGAAAACACTTTGGGCAGGTTATCATTCCATGAACATCTCCCCCAGCACGCACCGATCCCATGATGCCCACCATGGACTGCCCACCAACGGCCTGGGGAGAACACaccagtgtgaaagtagaatgaattatatagtaacaATAGAAAGGATTaaggaaatgctgtctgtacctttaagcaaagttgttggaatgttgcaaacaggtgtcaggaatacagacattaacacagaacaattgcaccgtttaagggcaattggtgaagcattagccttagatcgataacagttaataaggaaataggatatgcatgctgtgccccaggtgaattttactgttttgatttctttgtccctttgtctaaattcccgctcttttatctgtataaataagactgtttgggccttgcatggccactcacatattctgaatgttattggcggagcgctgcgctaataaatagagtggtctgacaaattgtgagtcctgattctaactttgacaccagCCGTGCTGAGCCAGGCACACCATGCAGCAACCACGGCCAGGGGGCCAGTCTAAGCCACAGGGAAGTCGAGGGTGGCCAAACGTGACTACCCGGACTCTGGGTTATCACCCCAGCCCTGGAGGGGCCGGCTGGACCGGGGAGGTGTCAGTGCATGTCTCCTGACCCGGATGGCTGTCCCACACGTGACATACAGAACCACAGAGCCTCCCTCACTGCATCCCCCACCCGCCAGAGCGTGCAGCGACCACGGCCCCTACCCAGATCTGCAGCTTGATCCGCTTCTCGTTCCTGTAGATGGTTTTGACTTTGAAGTCGATGCCGACGGTGCTGACGAAGGCGGGAGTGAAGGAGTCATCAGCGTACCGGAACAGGAACGAGGTCTTCCCCACGCTGCTGTTCCCGATGATCAGGATCTTGAACATGTAGTCGAAGTTCTGATCTGAGGATTCCTTCTGGCCATAGCGGGAGTCGGTAGCGGAAGCCATCTGCAAAGGGAAGCAtacggcagagctgggctggtggGGCACGTGCTCCCTGGGGGATTCAGCCATGCTCAGCTCCTTGGAGTAA
The sequence above is a segment of the Gopherus evgoodei ecotype Sinaloan lineage chromosome 22, rGopEvg1_v1.p, whole genome shotgun sequence genome. Coding sequences within it:
- the RAB3A gene encoding ras-related protein Rab-3A — translated: MASATDSRYGQKESSDQNFDYMFKILIIGNSSVGKTSFLFRYADDSFTPAFVSTVGIDFKVKTIYRNEKRIKLQIWDTAGQERYRTITTAYYRGAMGFILMYDITNEESFNAVQDWSTQIKTYSWDNAQVLLVGNKCDMEDERVVASERGRQLAEHLGFEFFEASAKDNINVKQTFERLVDIICEKMSESLDTADPAVTGVKPGPQLTDQQAPPHQDCAC